From Anaerolineae bacterium, the proteins below share one genomic window:
- the ablA gene encoding lysine 2,3-aminomutase has translation MRRDIEEPPGRRRPPHPWEEVPLEKWNDWRWQLTHRLRTKEDFSKVINLTPEEEEALSAPTRLRVDITPYLASLIDPDDPNCPIRRQVVPTVREFFISPEEMEDPLAEDSHSPVPGLVHRYPDRVLMLVTTQCASYCRYCTRSRVVGNPKTQFSLSDYERQIAYIAATPQVRDVLISGGDPLILPQHILEMLLKKLRAIPHVEIIRIGTRIPVFLPQRITEELVEMLRRYHPLWMNIHFNHPREITPEVERALALLADAGIPLGSQSVLLAGINDCPNIILALVRKLLKNRVRPYYLYQCDLVPGTSHFRTPIAKGIEIMEALRGHTSGFAIPSYVIDLPGGGGKVPVSPNYLLSMSESKVVLRNYEGFIGTYTQPSSYKPHDPKTCAFCQGAEERGQEGVAGLLAGKKSFLAPQGWEEVHRRQLEILIQSRSIEVEG, from the coding sequence ATGAGGAGGGATATTGAGGAGCCCCCAGGACGTAGGAGGCCCCCTCATCCCTGGGAGGAGGTGCCTCTTGAGAAGTGGAACGATTGGCGATGGCAACTTACCCATCGCCTGCGGACAAAAGAAGACTTTTCCAAGGTTATTAATCTTACCCCTGAAGAGGAAGAAGCCCTCTCAGCCCCAACCCGCCTAAGGGTTGATATAACCCCTTATTTAGCAAGCCTTATAGACCCTGATGACCCAAACTGCCCTATAAGGCGTCAGGTTGTTCCCACCGTAAGGGAATTCTTCATCTCCCCTGAGGAAATGGAAGATCCCCTGGCTGAAGATTCCCATTCCCCGGTTCCTGGCCTCGTCCACCGCTACCCTGACAGAGTCCTGATGCTGGTTACCACCCAGTGCGCCAGCTACTGCCGTTACTGTACCCGAAGCCGCGTGGTGGGCAACCCCAAAACTCAATTTTCCCTTTCCGATTACGAACGCCAGATTGCCTACATAGCCGCAACGCCCCAGGTCAGAGATGTGCTTATCTCCGGGGGCGACCCGTTAATCCTGCCTCAGCACATATTGGAAATGCTTCTCAAAAAGTTAAGGGCAATCCCCCACGTAGAAATAATCCGCATCGGGACAAGAATTCCTGTTTTCCTACCCCAGCGCATTACCGAAGAGTTGGTGGAAATGCTCCGCCGCTACCATCCTCTGTGGATGAACATCCACTTCAACCATCCCCGGGAAATTACCCCCGAGGTAGAAAGGGCTCTTGCTCTCCTGGCTGATGCCGGGATTCCTCTGGGGAGCCAGTCTGTGCTTTTGGCAGGGATTAACGATTGCCCCAACATAATCCTGGCCCTCGTCCGCAAACTCCTCAAGAACCGGGTCCGGCCCTATTACCTCTACCAGTGTGACCTTGTCCCTGGTACTTCCCACTTCCGCACACCAATAGCGAAAGGCATTGAGATTATGGAAGCCTTGAGGGGCCACACTTCTGGCTTTGCAATTCCCTCTTACGTGATTGACTTGCCCGGAGGGGGTGGGAAAGTGCCCGTCTCGCCCAATTACCTACTGAGCATGTCAGAAAGCAAAGTGGTGCTCCGCAATTACGAAGGCTTCATAGGCACCTATACCCAACCTTCTTCCTACAAGCCTCACGACCCCAAAACCTGTGCCTTTTGTCAGGGGGCAGAGGAACGAGGCCAGGAAGGGGTGGCAGGACTTTTGGCCGGAAAAAAGAGCTTTCTGGCTCCCCAGGGCTGGGAAGAAGTTCACCGCCGCCAGCTGGAAATCCTCATTCAATCCAGAAGTATAGAGGTGGAAGGATGA